In Miscanthus floridulus cultivar M001 chromosome 5, ASM1932011v1, whole genome shotgun sequence, one genomic interval encodes:
- the LOC136449403 gene encoding uncharacterized protein, protein MASTKVQRIMTQPINLIFRFLQSKARIQIWLFEQKDLRIEGRIIGFDEYMNLVLEDAEEINVKKNTRKSLGRILLKGDNITLMMNTGK, encoded by the exons atgGCGTCCACCAAGGTCCAGCGTATCATGACCCAGCCCATC AACCTCATCTTCCGTTTCCTCCAGAGC AAAGCGCGCATCCAGATCTGGCTCTTCGAGCAGAAGGACCTCCGGATTGAGGGTCGCATCATC GGATTTGATGAGTACATGAACTTGGTCCTCGAAGATGCTGAGGAAATCAATGTCAAGAAAAACACTAGGAAATCACTGG GCCGGATACTCCTCAAAGGTGACAACATAACTTTGATGATGAACAC TGGCAAGTGA